The Pangasianodon hypophthalmus isolate fPanHyp1 chromosome 13, fPanHyp1.pri, whole genome shotgun sequence genome includes a window with the following:
- the LOC117595691 gene encoding uncharacterized protein LOC117595691, with protein MTEYCSDVVSVTDDDDPSKHIIAAALDPRFRKLKFLTPQEKFSVQSKLQDLALQIAFEKNQPSTGESTPSDDLHSTSGHESTLDSLLGCDSDGDESETDQQASHEQLVSNEVLMYFAEPPILKKQCPLSWWKLNETKYPTMAILAKSFLCIPATSTASEWLFSVAGYIVSKKRASLDPDHVDMLTFMHCNKP; from the exons ATGACTGAATACTGCTCTGATGTGGTCAGTGTCACAGATGATGATGATCCAAGCAAGCACATCATTGCAGCTGCACTAGACCCAAGGTTCCGGAAACTGAAATTCCTAACACCACAGGAGAAGTTCAGCGTGCAGAGTAAACTACAAGATCTAGCTCTACAGATTGCCTTTGAGAAGAACCAGCCCAGCACAGGGGAGTCCACACCATCAGATGATCTGCATTCAACATCCGGGCATGAATCAACTCTCGATTCACTTCTTGGATGCGATTCAGATGGtgatgagagtgagacagatcaGCAGGCATCACATGAACAACTAGTCAGTAATGAA GTGCTGATGTACTTTGCTGAGCCACCAATCTTGAAGAAACAGTGTCCCCTGTCCTGGTGGAAGCTCAATGAGACCAAGTACCCCACAATGGCAATTTTAGCCAAGTCATTCTTATGCATTCCTGCTACCTCCACAGCATCGGAATGGCTATTCTCTGTAGCTGGGTATATTGTCTCTAAGAAGAGAGCTAGTCTTGACCCAGATCACGTGGACATGCTGACATTCATGCACTGCAATAAGCCATAA